Proteins found in one Larimichthys crocea isolate SSNF chromosome I, L_crocea_2.0, whole genome shotgun sequence genomic segment:
- the LOC113746909 gene encoding uncharacterized protein LOC113746909 isoform X1, which yields METESLNITPSLMEMSDYCKRLDPACRERYLAIVGKYVGKDLYLMKMSEFSQDRQHLPKIEAVDITSYLVLQTSYYTREQMKAHKSLDSYNFYHNGWISKMGVKRLNNNNVLLFARVNHSQRSHETPLKTWVIASKDGDVQAGHCDCMAGLSESCSHVGAVLFAVEDMVKREDELACTSKPCEWLMPSHVKKIPPAPVACIDFRSSQAKRQNRDSFSEAAAARAKRTRRSPVEPGSEKYMSYFQELTENFPKSAALMARDPFHKAFIPKSTKLPKSVLEYRTPLTLQLQPKELEQLCQAFELDELTTAQVGAIERATRGQSSSKTWFRQRAGRITASNRRRVLHTNAEKPAKALIKAICYPEAHRFSTAATTYLQGHQWFSECYGNKHEGQARRAYERMMTQEHEGFSCMDSGLWVNPKWPYMGASPDGMVACNCHGNGICEIKCPYSQQDEANLELTAGQKGFCLTTDGGKVMLDREHEYFYQVQAQLHISQADYCDFIVWTPHDMFVERVIPDNAFWDTVLPEVEHFFRAGVLPEVLGQKLTKSPS from the exons ATGGAAACAGAGAGCTTGAATATTACCCCCTCTTTGATGGAAATGAGCGACTACTGTAAGCGATTGGACCCGGCATGTAGGGAGAGATATTTGGCGATTGTGGGAAAATATGTAGGGAAAGACCTCTACTTGATGAAGATGTCGGAATTTTCTCAAGATCGACAACATTTACCCAAGATTGAGGCTGTGGACATCACAAGTTACTTGGTGCTCCAGACATCCTACTACACAAGGGAACAAATGAAGGCCCACAAAAGTTTGGACTCGTACAATTTTTACCATAATGGCTGGATCAGCAAGATGGGCGTAAAACgcctaaacaacaacaacgtttTGCTGTTTGCCAGG gtCAACCACTCTCAGAGATCCCACGAAACCCCGCTGAAAACGTGGGTTATTGCCTCGAAAGATGGGGACGTCCAGGCTGGGCACTGCGATTGTATGGCAGG ACTGTCAGAATCGTGTTCTCATGTTGGGGCTGTCCTGTTCGCTGTGGAGGACATGGTGAAGCGTGAAGATGAACTCGCATGCACCTCAAAACCCTGCGAGTGGCTGATGCCATCACATGTGAAAAAG atccCCCCTGCCCCGGTTGCTTGCATCGACTTCCGCTCTTCACAGGCCAAAAGACAGAACCGGGACAGTTtcagtgaagctgcagcagctcgtGCGAAG AGAACACGTCGTTCTCCAGTGGAGCCAGGTTCAGAGAAGTACATGAGCTACTTTCAGGAGTTGACAGAAAACTTTCCCAAGAGTGCAGCTTTGATGGCCAGGGACCCTTTTCATAAGGCATTCATTCCAAAATCCACTAAGCTTCCTAAAAGCGTTCTAGAGTATAGAACACCACTCACGCTACAGCTACAACCCAAAGAACTTGAGCAGCTTTGCCAGGCCTTCGAGCTGGATGAACTCACCACCGCCCAGGTTGGGGCAATAGAGAGAGCCACTCGAGGTCAGAGTAGCAGCAAGACCTGGTTTAGACAGAGAGCAGGGCGGATAACAGCCTCCAACCGGAGACGTGTACTCCACACCAACGCAGAGAAGCCAGCAAAGGCTTTAATCAAGGCCATATGCTACCCTGAGGCACATAGGTTCAGCACAGCTGCTACAACGTATTTACAGGGTCATCAGTGGTTTTCAGAATG TTATGGAAACAAGCACGAAGGGCAAGCCAGGAGAGCCTATGAGAGGATGATGACCCAAGAACATGAGGGGTTCTCCTGTATGGACAGTGGACTCTGGGTGAACCCAAAGTGGCCTTATATGGGGGCCTCACCTGACGGCATGGTCGCTTGCAACTGCCATGGCAATGGTATCTGTGAGATCAAG tgccCATACTCTCAACAGGATGAGGCCAACCTGGAACTTACTGCTGGGCAGAAGGGCTTCTGTCTGACAACAGATGGAGGGAAAGTCATGTTAGACCGGGAACATGAGTATTTCTACCAGGTCCAGGCTCAGCTCCACATTTCTCAGGCAGATTACTGCGATTTCATTGTGTGGACGCCGCATGACATGTTTGTTGAGAGAGTGATTCCGGACAATGCATTTTGGGATACTGTTCTTCCTGAAGTGGAGCATTTCTTTAGAGCAGGAGTCCTTCCAGAAGTTCTGGGACAGAAGCTGACCAAGTCACCGTCTTAA
- the LOC113746909 gene encoding uncharacterized protein LOC113746909 isoform X2 has protein sequence METESLNITPSLMEMSDYCKRLDPACRERYLAIVGKYVGKDLYLMKMSEFSQDRQHLPKIEAVDITSYLVLQTSYYTREQMKAHKSLDSYNFYHNGWISKMGVKRLNNNNVLLFARVNHSQRSHETPLKTWVIASKDGDVQAGHCDCMAGLSESCSHVGAVLFAVEDMVKREDELACTSKPCEWLMPSHVKKIPPAPVACIDFRSSQAKRQNRDSFSEAAAARAKRTRRSPVEPGSEKYMSYFQELTENFPKSAALMARDPFHKAFIPKSTKLPKSVLEYRTPLTLQLQPKELEQLCQAFELDELTTAQVGAIERATRGQSSSKTWFRQRAGRITASNRRRVLHTNAEKPAKALIKAICYPEAHRFSTAATTYLQGHQWFSECYGNKHEGQARRAYERMMTQEHEGFSCMDSGLWVNPKWPYMGASPDGMVACNCHGNGICEIKWSISLEQESFQKFWDRS, from the exons ATGGAAACAGAGAGCTTGAATATTACCCCCTCTTTGATGGAAATGAGCGACTACTGTAAGCGATTGGACCCGGCATGTAGGGAGAGATATTTGGCGATTGTGGGAAAATATGTAGGGAAAGACCTCTACTTGATGAAGATGTCGGAATTTTCTCAAGATCGACAACATTTACCCAAGATTGAGGCTGTGGACATCACAAGTTACTTGGTGCTCCAGACATCCTACTACACAAGGGAACAAATGAAGGCCCACAAAAGTTTGGACTCGTACAATTTTTACCATAATGGCTGGATCAGCAAGATGGGCGTAAAACgcctaaacaacaacaacgtttTGCTGTTTGCCAGG gtCAACCACTCTCAGAGATCCCACGAAACCCCGCTGAAAACGTGGGTTATTGCCTCGAAAGATGGGGACGTCCAGGCTGGGCACTGCGATTGTATGGCAGG ACTGTCAGAATCGTGTTCTCATGTTGGGGCTGTCCTGTTCGCTGTGGAGGACATGGTGAAGCGTGAAGATGAACTCGCATGCACCTCAAAACCCTGCGAGTGGCTGATGCCATCACATGTGAAAAAG atccCCCCTGCCCCGGTTGCTTGCATCGACTTCCGCTCTTCACAGGCCAAAAGACAGAACCGGGACAGTTtcagtgaagctgcagcagctcgtGCGAAG AGAACACGTCGTTCTCCAGTGGAGCCAGGTTCAGAGAAGTACATGAGCTACTTTCAGGAGTTGACAGAAAACTTTCCCAAGAGTGCAGCTTTGATGGCCAGGGACCCTTTTCATAAGGCATTCATTCCAAAATCCACTAAGCTTCCTAAAAGCGTTCTAGAGTATAGAACACCACTCACGCTACAGCTACAACCCAAAGAACTTGAGCAGCTTTGCCAGGCCTTCGAGCTGGATGAACTCACCACCGCCCAGGTTGGGGCAATAGAGAGAGCCACTCGAGGTCAGAGTAGCAGCAAGACCTGGTTTAGACAGAGAGCAGGGCGGATAACAGCCTCCAACCGGAGACGTGTACTCCACACCAACGCAGAGAAGCCAGCAAAGGCTTTAATCAAGGCCATATGCTACCCTGAGGCACATAGGTTCAGCACAGCTGCTACAACGTATTTACAGGGTCATCAGTGGTTTTCAGAATG TTATGGAAACAAGCACGAAGGGCAAGCCAGGAGAGCCTATGAGAGGATGATGACCCAAGAACATGAGGGGTTCTCCTGTATGGACAGTGGACTCTGGGTGAACCCAAAGTGGCCTTATATGGGGGCCTCACCTGACGGCATGGTCGCTTGCAACTGCCATGGCAATGGTATCTGTGAGATCAAG TGGAGCATTTCTTTAGAGCAGGAGTCCTTCCAGAAGTTCTGGGACAGAAGCTGA
- the LOC113746909 gene encoding uncharacterized protein LOC113746909 isoform X3: protein METESLNITPSLMEMSDYCKRLDPACRERYLAIVGKYVGKDLYLMKMSEFSQDRQHLPKIEAVDITSYLVLQTSYYTREQMKAHKSLDSYNFYHNGWISKMGVKRLNNNNVLLFARVNHSQRSHETPLKTWVIASKDGDVQAGHCDCMAGLSESCSHVGAVLFAVEDMVKREDELACTSKPCEWLMPSHVKKIPPAPVACIDFRSSQAKRQNRDSFSEAAAARAKRTRRSPVEPGSEKYMSYFQELTENFPKSAALMARDPFHKAFIPKSTKLPKSVLEYRTPLTLQLQPKELEQLCQAFELDELTTAQVGAIERATRGQSSSKTWFRQRAGRITASNRRRVLHTNAEKPAKALIKAICYPEAHRFSTAATTYLQGHQWFSECYGNKHEGQARRAYERMMTQEHEGFSCMDSGLWVNPKWPYMGASPDGMVACNCHGNGICEIKESFQKFWDRS, encoded by the exons ATGGAAACAGAGAGCTTGAATATTACCCCCTCTTTGATGGAAATGAGCGACTACTGTAAGCGATTGGACCCGGCATGTAGGGAGAGATATTTGGCGATTGTGGGAAAATATGTAGGGAAAGACCTCTACTTGATGAAGATGTCGGAATTTTCTCAAGATCGACAACATTTACCCAAGATTGAGGCTGTGGACATCACAAGTTACTTGGTGCTCCAGACATCCTACTACACAAGGGAACAAATGAAGGCCCACAAAAGTTTGGACTCGTACAATTTTTACCATAATGGCTGGATCAGCAAGATGGGCGTAAAACgcctaaacaacaacaacgtttTGCTGTTTGCCAGG gtCAACCACTCTCAGAGATCCCACGAAACCCCGCTGAAAACGTGGGTTATTGCCTCGAAAGATGGGGACGTCCAGGCTGGGCACTGCGATTGTATGGCAGG ACTGTCAGAATCGTGTTCTCATGTTGGGGCTGTCCTGTTCGCTGTGGAGGACATGGTGAAGCGTGAAGATGAACTCGCATGCACCTCAAAACCCTGCGAGTGGCTGATGCCATCACATGTGAAAAAG atccCCCCTGCCCCGGTTGCTTGCATCGACTTCCGCTCTTCACAGGCCAAAAGACAGAACCGGGACAGTTtcagtgaagctgcagcagctcgtGCGAAG AGAACACGTCGTTCTCCAGTGGAGCCAGGTTCAGAGAAGTACATGAGCTACTTTCAGGAGTTGACAGAAAACTTTCCCAAGAGTGCAGCTTTGATGGCCAGGGACCCTTTTCATAAGGCATTCATTCCAAAATCCACTAAGCTTCCTAAAAGCGTTCTAGAGTATAGAACACCACTCACGCTACAGCTACAACCCAAAGAACTTGAGCAGCTTTGCCAGGCCTTCGAGCTGGATGAACTCACCACCGCCCAGGTTGGGGCAATAGAGAGAGCCACTCGAGGTCAGAGTAGCAGCAAGACCTGGTTTAGACAGAGAGCAGGGCGGATAACAGCCTCCAACCGGAGACGTGTACTCCACACCAACGCAGAGAAGCCAGCAAAGGCTTTAATCAAGGCCATATGCTACCCTGAGGCACATAGGTTCAGCACAGCTGCTACAACGTATTTACAGGGTCATCAGTGGTTTTCAGAATG TTATGGAAACAAGCACGAAGGGCAAGCCAGGAGAGCCTATGAGAGGATGATGACCCAAGAACATGAGGGGTTCTCCTGTATGGACAGTGGACTCTGGGTGAACCCAAAGTGGCCTTATATGGGGGCCTCACCTGACGGCATGGTCGCTTGCAACTGCCATGGCAATGGTATCTGTGAGATCAAG GAGTCCTTCCAGAAGTTCTGGGACAGAAGCTGA
- the LOC113746609 gene encoding protein piccolo-like gives MASKPKPHRAKGENEWISRLRRFAASGVWPSETGNRPAPLQKKWHDLYLKIEKCPKQMRGQMSVFGGAKSCGCGFHAEKPSSSLPASGHPGPSYTVAQQPGLSSAETLHPGPSYTVAQQPGPSSAETLQPGPSYTVAQQPGPSSAETLQPGPSPADSLVMWRVIRFLGNSPTPGQNS, from the exons ATGGCTTCCAAACCAAAACCACACAGGGCCAAGGGAGAGAACGAGTGGATATCCCGCCTGCGAAGATTTGCTGCCTCAGGCGTTTGGCCCtctgagacaggaaacagaccaGCACCTCTGCAGAAAAAGTGGCATGATCTATATCTGAAG ATTGAGAAATGCCCAAAGCAGATGAGGGgacaaatgtcagtgtttggagGTGCAAAGAGCTGTGGCTGTGGTTTCCATGCAGAGAAG CCTTCCAGTTCGCTCCCTGCCTCAGGGCATCCAGGACCCTCATATACAGTGGCACAGCAGCCAGGGCTTTCATCTGCTGAGACGCTGCATCCAGGACCCTCATATACAGTGGCACAGCAGCCAGGGCCTTCATCTGCTGAGACGCTGCAGCCAGGACCCTCATATACAGTGGCACAGCAGCCAGGGCCTTCATCTGCTGAGACCCTGCAGCCAGGACCCTCACCTGCAG ATTCGCTTGTGATGTGGCGGGTTATCCGTTTCCTTGGAAACAGTCCCACCCCTGGTCAGAACAGCTGA
- the LOC104940010 gene encoding LOW QUALITY PROTEIN: coiled-coil domain-containing protein 22 (The sequence of the model RefSeq protein was modified relative to this genomic sequence to represent the inferred CDS: substituted 1 base at 1 genomic stop codon), which translates to MWCVLVXVLDELKQNELGNSEKEEKIQVKKKTIDLLPDANSNLLKLQALVEASAKRIVNLASQWEKHRAPLIDELRRLKEICSNQDLESSRKLSEIKTLHDRIRVSTEEAKKKEEIYKQLVTDLENLPQDLSRSAYTQRILEIVSNIKKQKEEIKKILSDTKELQKEINNLTGKLDRTFAVTDELVFKDAKKDESVRKSYKYLAALHENCNQLIQTIEDTGTILREIRDLEEQIETENGNKTVANLERIMDDYKAIRQENSALAAKVRDC; encoded by the exons ATGTGGTGTGTTTTGGTTTAGGTGTTGGATGAGTTGAAGCAAAACGAGCTGGGAAACtctgaaaaagaggagaagattcaggtgaagaagaaaacaattgATCTTTTGCCAGATGCCAACAGCAACCTGCTGAAGCTTCAG GCTTTGGTGGAGGCTAGTGCCAAGCGGATAGTGAACCTGGCCTCTCAGTGGGAGAAACACCGTGCTCCACTCATTGATGAACTTCGTAGACTCAAAGAAATCTGCAGCAACCAAGAT CTGGAGTCCTCCAGAAAGCTGTCTGAAATCAAAACATTACATGACAGAATTCGTGTGTCTACAGAGGAGGccaagaagaaggaagaaatatacaaacaacTA GTAACAGATTTAGAAAATCTTCCTCAGGACCTGTCTCGGTCAGCATACACTCAGAGGATTCTAGAGATTGTTAGCAACATCAAGAAGCAAAAGGAGGAAATTAAAAAG ATTTTGTCAGATACAAAGGAGCTTCAGAAAGAGATCAACAACCTTACAGGAAAGCTGGACAGGACTTTCGCTGTTACTGATGAGCTAGTCTTCAAG GATGCCAAGAAAGATGAATCTGTCCGTAAATCCTACAAGTACCTGGCTGCCCTGCATGAA AACTGTAATCAGTTGATCCAAACCATTGAGGACACGGGTACAATCTTGAGAGAGATTCGAGACCTAGAGGAGCAG ATTGAGACAGAAAATGGTAACAAAACTGTGGCTAACTTGGAGAGGATTATGGACGACTACAAAGCTATTCGACAGGAGAACTCTGCACTTGCTGCCAAAGTCAGAGACTGCTGA